One region of Trachemys scripta elegans isolate TJP31775 chromosome 8, CAS_Tse_1.0, whole genome shotgun sequence genomic DNA includes:
- the SAP30L gene encoding histone deacetylase complex subunit SAP30L isoform X2, whose protein sequence is MNGFSTEEDSRDGPPAAPFYGQSCCLIDDGDRCVRPAGNASFSKRIQKSISQKKLKLDIDKSVRHLYICDFHKNFIQSVRNKRKRKTSDDGGDSPEHEMDVPETISRHFRNIPVNEKETLAYFIYMVKSNKSRLDQKSETSKQLE, encoded by the exons aTGAATGGCTTCAGCACCGAGGAGGACAGCCGGGAtgggccccccgctgccccctTTTACGGCCAGAGCTGCTGCCTGATTGATGACGGGGACCGCTGTGTCCGCCCGGCCGGCAATGCCTCCTTCAGCAAGAGAATCCAGAAGAGCATCTCCCAGAAGAAGCTCAAGTTGGACATTGACAAAAGT GTAAGGCACCTGTACATTTGTGATTTCCACAAGAATTTCATTCAGAGTGTGCGTaacaaaaggaagaggaaaactaGCGATGATGGAGGAGACTCTCCTGAGCATGAGATGGATGTCCCAGAG acTATTAGCCGCCACTTCAGAAATATCCCTGTGAACGAGAAGGAGACACTTGCTTACTTCATCTACATGGTAAAGAGCAACAAGAGCAGGTTGGACCAGAAATCGGAAACCAGCAAGCAACTAGAATGA
- the SAP30L gene encoding histone deacetylase complex subunit SAP30L isoform X1 — MNGFSTEEDSRDGPPAAPFYGQSCCLIDDGDRCVRPAGNASFSKRIQKSISQKKLKLDIDKSVRHLYICDFHKNFIQSVRNKRKRKTSDDGGDSPEHEMDVPEVDLFQLQVNTLRRYKRHYKLQTRPGLNKAQLAETISRHFRNIPVNEKETLAYFIYMVKSNKSRLDQKSETSKQLE, encoded by the exons aTGAATGGCTTCAGCACCGAGGAGGACAGCCGGGAtgggccccccgctgccccctTTTACGGCCAGAGCTGCTGCCTGATTGATGACGGGGACCGCTGTGTCCGCCCGGCCGGCAATGCCTCCTTCAGCAAGAGAATCCAGAAGAGCATCTCCCAGAAGAAGCTCAAGTTGGACATTGACAAAAGT GTAAGGCACCTGTACATTTGTGATTTCCACAAGAATTTCATTCAGAGTGTGCGTaacaaaaggaagaggaaaactaGCGATGATGGAGGAGACTCTCCTGAGCATGAGATGGATGTCCCAGAG GTTGACCTGTTCCAGCTGCAAGTGAACACGCTGCGACGGTACAAAAGACATTACAAGTTACAGACCAGACCTGGCCTCAATAAGGCTCAGCTAGCAGAA acTATTAGCCGCCACTTCAGAAATATCCCTGTGAACGAGAAGGAGACACTTGCTTACTTCATCTACATGGTAAAGAGCAACAAGAGCAGGTTGGACCAGAAATCGGAAACCAGCAAGCAACTAGAATGA